TTCTGAAATTTCAAGAAGGTTTGGAAGCCAATGTATGGTTTTATCCGTACAAGCAAAGCAAGTCGGCGAAAAAAAATGGGAAGCTTATACGGATAATGGAAGAGAGCGAACGGGTTTAGACGTCATCGACTGGGTTCAAAAAGCTGTGGATCTCGGAGCCGGCGAAATTCTTTTAACGTCTATCGATCGGGAGGGAACAAGAAAAGGTTTTGATACCGATTTGGTCCACTCCGTCACAAGAGTAGTATCGGTGCCGGTAATTGCGAGCGGCGGTATGGGAAAACCGGAAGATTTGGTAGACGTTGTCCGAGTCGGAGAAGCGGACGCAGTCGCAATGGCGGATATTCTACATTATAACCGATCTACTTTTGATGAAATTCGCAAAGAAGCCGAATCAGCGGGTATCGAGGTGAGAAAATATGTCGTCCGCTAAAGTATTGATCATTGATTACGGAGTCGGTAACTTACTTAGTGTTAGGCGAGGTTTTGAATACTGCGGTGCTGAAGTTGAAATTTCTTCCGATCCGGAAGCGATACTCAACGCACCACACGTTGTACTTCCGGGTGTTGGCGCGTTTGCAAATGCGATGGAAGCGTTGGCAAAAGGCTCTTTAGTTGAAGTAATCCAAACTATTGCAAAAAAAGGAACCCCTCTTTTAGCGATCTGCCTCGGGATGCAAATGTTGATGGATGAAAGTGAAGAATTTGGTATTACGGCAGGACTCGGATTAATTCCTGGTAGAGTTGTCCCCATTCCTTCCTTAACAATGGACGGTAGTAATCAAAAGATTCCTCATATCGGTTGGAGCGAATTGATACCATCCTCTTCGAAATCGAATTGGAAGAATACTATATTAGAAAATACGATTTTAGGTGATTCGGTATATTTTGTTCATTCTTTTATGGCAAATCCGATCAACCCCGATCATCGAATCGCTGATTGTTTATACGGAGGTAATTCCATTTCCGCCGTGATTGGATACAATAACGTCATTGGTTGCCAGTTTCATCCTGAAAAGAGCGGGGAAGTCGGTTTAAATCTATTGAAACGGTTTCTACAATTTTGAAACTTCTTGCTATCATTCCCGCGCGGGGAGGTTCAAAGCGCTTACCCGGAAAGAATGTTAGGATTTTAGGGAACAAACCATTAATTGTTTGGAGTATTGACGTAGCCAAAGTGGTGCCAGAAATCTGCGATACCTTAGTTTCAACTGACGATTCTAAAATCGCAGAGGTTGCAAAACAAAATGGTGCGTTAGTTCCTTGGCTTAGGCCTTCTCAACTGGCAACCGATACTTCGCTTTCAATCGACGTAGTTTTACATGCGCTTGATTGGTATGAAACCGAAAAAGGCAAAGTGGACGGCGTTATATTATTACAACCAACTTCTCCATTTCGAAGCAAAGAATCGGTTGAAAAAGGAATATCTATTTTTCGAGAACATGGAATGCGTTCAACCGTTTTAGGAGTAGAGAAGGCCGATCCACATCCGATGTGGTGTTTTAAATTGGAAAACGGAATTTTGAAACCATTTTGTGAAGACGGAGGTTTACATTTAAGATCCCAGGATTTACCATCCGCGTATTACGTAAATGGAAGCTTTTATCTGACTCCAACAAAAATCCTAAAAGAAAAACATACGTTTTATACCAATGAAATTCTACCATTGGTAGCGAACTCGGAAGAGGAATCCTTCGATATCGACACCGAATCAGATTGGACATCTGCGGAAGACTTTTTAGAAAGGAAGAATAGTAGGTAATTATAATATTGTTTATAAAAATAAAAAATAGAATTATAAATCTTTTAACGTTTTTTCTTTTTTCCAAGAAAGAATGGGGATTTCCAAGAAAAAGCGATCTTTTGTTTTATGATGCGTCCGGGTATGAGTTTTTTAAAAAATATATCGATTCCTATAACCCGGTGATTCTTTATACTCGAGGAGAAATTCTCAATATTCCCATTTTCCTTCTCTCTCTTTCG
This is a stretch of genomic DNA from Leptospira tipperaryensis. It encodes these proteins:
- the hisH gene encoding imidazole glycerol phosphate synthase subunit HisH, with protein sequence MSSAKVLIIDYGVGNLLSVRRGFEYCGAEVEISSDPEAILNAPHVVLPGVGAFANAMEALAKGSLVEVIQTIAKKGTPLLAICLGMQMLMDESEEFGITAGLGLIPGRVVPIPSLTMDGSNQKIPHIGWSELIPSSSKSNWKNTILENTILGDSVYFVHSFMANPINPDHRIADCLYGGNSISAVIGYNNVIGCQFHPEKSGEVGLNLLKRFLQF
- a CDS encoding cytidylyltransferase domain-containing protein, with amino-acid sequence MKLLAIIPARGGSKRLPGKNVRILGNKPLIVWSIDVAKVVPEICDTLVSTDDSKIAEVAKQNGALVPWLRPSQLATDTSLSIDVVLHALDWYETEKGKVDGVILLQPTSPFRSKESVEKGISIFREHGMRSTVLGVEKADPHPMWCFKLENGILKPFCEDGGLHLRSQDLPSAYYVNGSFYLTPTKILKEKHTFYTNEILPLVANSEEESFDIDTESDWTSAEDFLERKNSR
- the hisF gene encoding imidazole glycerol phosphate synthase subunit HisF, with product MRKIRLIARLDIKGTNLIKGVHLEGLRVIGSPAEYAHKYYHQGADELIYIDCVASLYGRNNLSEIVEDSAKDIFVPLTVGGGIRSVEDATRLLRSGADKVAINTAAVSNPNLISEISRRFGSQCMVLSVQAKQVGEKKWEAYTDNGRERTGLDVIDWVQKAVDLGAGEILLTSIDREGTRKGFDTDLVHSVTRVVSVPVIASGGMGKPEDLVDVVRVGEADAVAMADILHYNRSTFDEIRKEAESAGIEVRKYVVR